The Solibacillus sp. FSL W7-1464 genome contains a region encoding:
- the abc-f gene encoding ribosomal protection-like ABC-F family protein translates to MENLSFELKNIHVQFLDKEILTIPQLAIYQFDRIGIVGKNGAGKSTLLKLLTGQLIPQQGNVNAHADYYYFEQTSPAVTQDNIDIALAHKLKAVDPHSGGEQTRLKISQAFSHYYEAMLLDEPTTHLDQDGIQFLQEQLRYYYGAVVIVSHDRILLDSIVTTIWEVSDGHVSVYSGNYSDYAAQKEREKQEQTTAHEKYVREKTHLEKAVAEKMKKAEKITEAKKMSKKETKAKANRMFETKSKGTSQKSVYRSAKAMEKRIEQLPVVEKVKEDVPLHFKQSKALELHNKVPIMMQDLTLKIGEKILLNQCRLQVRLQEKIAITGPNGSGKSTLLQAIIEKHSNIDISPKVKIGHFSQLAYQNLPDDTIWSFIKTRSEYSDSFIRTVLHQMQFEQNDLQKRITVLSGGERIRLLLSELFLGQYNILLLDEPTNFLDIAAKEALANFIRAYDGTVLFVSHDDYFVKQVATRIIEIKDKALTEI, encoded by the coding sequence ATGGAAAACTTAAGCTTTGAACTGAAAAATATACACGTACAATTTTTGGATAAGGAAATACTTACAATCCCGCAACTGGCCATTTATCAATTTGACCGCATCGGGATTGTCGGTAAAAACGGTGCCGGTAAAAGTACGTTATTAAAATTATTAACCGGTCAGCTCATTCCACAACAAGGGAATGTAAACGCACATGCTGATTATTATTATTTTGAACAAACATCCCCTGCCGTTACACAGGACAATATTGATATCGCGCTTGCCCATAAGTTAAAGGCAGTTGATCCACATAGCGGTGGTGAACAAACACGGTTAAAGATATCTCAGGCATTCAGCCATTACTACGAGGCAATGCTTCTAGATGAACCGACAACGCATTTAGATCAGGATGGCATCCAATTTTTGCAGGAGCAACTCCGCTATTATTACGGAGCAGTCGTCATAGTCAGTCATGATCGAATCTTGCTGGATAGTATCGTTACGACAATCTGGGAAGTGAGTGACGGGCATGTTTCGGTATATAGCGGGAATTACTCCGATTATGCAGCGCAAAAAGAACGGGAAAAACAGGAGCAAACAACTGCCCATGAAAAATATGTTCGTGAGAAGACACATTTGGAGAAGGCTGTTGCTGAAAAAATGAAAAAGGCCGAAAAAATTACCGAGGCCAAGAAGATGTCAAAAAAAGAAACAAAGGCAAAAGCGAATCGAATGTTTGAAACAAAATCGAAAGGAACGAGCCAAAAGTCGGTTTACCGTTCTGCTAAAGCAATGGAAAAACGGATCGAACAGCTGCCTGTTGTCGAAAAAGTAAAAGAGGATGTGCCACTTCACTTCAAACAATCGAAAGCACTGGAACTTCATAACAAAGTGCCGATTATGATGCAGGATCTTACATTAAAAATCGGAGAAAAGATATTATTGAATCAATGCCGGCTTCAAGTTCGCCTGCAGGAAAAGATCGCTATAACAGGACCAAACGGCAGTGGAAAATCAACATTGCTGCAGGCGATTATCGAAAAGCATTCCAATATAGATATCTCACCGAAAGTAAAAATCGGTCATTTTTCACAGCTTGCCTATCAAAACTTACCGGATGATACTATCTGGAGTTTTATAAAAACAAGAAGTGAATACAGTGATTCATTTATCCGCACTGTTTTGCATCAAATGCAGTTTGAACAGAATGATTTACAAAAACGGATTACTGTTTTAAGCGGCGGTGAAAGGATTCGGTTGCTATTAAGTGAACTGTTTTTGGGTCAGTATAATATTCTCTTGCTTGATGAACCGACAAACTTCCTAGATATAGCTGCAAAAGAGGCTTTGGCAAACTTTATCCGAGCCTATGACGGCACCGTTCTTTTTGTTTCCCATGATGACTATTTTGTTAAGCAAGTGGCTACAAGAATTATAGAAATAAAAGATAAAGCATTAACTGAAATATGA
- a CDS encoding LysE family transporter produces the protein MSLYFAYVMIGLAIAMPVGAITVEMTKQGLKNGFMHGWAVGLGGMTIDLALIIALYFGVAKFLSLAFIQLPLWLIGAAFLFVLAFDSIKNADKDIALAGEKANRSFLSTYRNGLLVAVSPGNLVFWISVFGAVLADSYTGKGVNQFLIVALGILSGILLHDIGLLTIVSLTRKVMNRSMIKWTSIIAGILLFGFGCYFIYEFIRALKALI, from the coding sequence ATGAGTTTATATTTTGCGTATGTCATGATTGGCCTTGCCATTGCAATGCCGGTTGGTGCCATTACGGTCGAAATGACGAAACAGGGTTTAAAAAATGGGTTTATGCACGGTTGGGCAGTAGGGCTTGGCGGAATGACAATAGATCTTGCTTTAATCATTGCTTTGTATTTTGGGGTGGCTAAATTTTTATCGCTGGCTTTTATTCAGCTTCCACTTTGGTTAATCGGAGCTGCTTTTTTGTTTGTTTTGGCTTTCGATTCAATTAAAAATGCAGATAAAGATATTGCGTTAGCAGGTGAGAAAGCGAATAGATCCTTTTTATCAACATACCGGAATGGTTTATTAGTTGCGGTTTCGCCAGGGAATCTTGTTTTCTGGATTTCTGTATTTGGAGCCGTTTTGGCCGACTCTTATACAGGAAAAGGGGTCAATCAGTTTTTGATTGTTGCACTAGGCATATTATCAGGTATATTACTGCATGATATTGGGCTTTTAACAATTGTTTCACTTACAAGGAAAGTCATGAACCGATCGATGATTAAGTGGACTTCCATTATTGCAGGCATATTATTGTTCGGGTTTGGCTGCTACTTTATTTATGAATTTATTCGTGCTTTAAAAGCATTAATTTAA
- a CDS encoding DedA family protein, which produces MLDTIILSMIEFFKGFGYFGVLLALCFEFIPAEVILPMAGFWIAQGEYSYWLMVLAGTVGGTIGPLTLYAVGRYGGRPIVLKYGKFFLINEKQVNASDKFFAKYGAGVAFFGRFMPIVRTAISVPCGMTKMNVWKFTIYTFLAMFPITALYVYLGIQLGENWEQAGNLFKQYLQPFVIIIIILAVIYAIYKYRIKILERKMNLPNKK; this is translated from the coding sequence TTGTTAGATACAATCATTCTCTCGATGATTGAGTTTTTTAAAGGGTTTGGCTATTTTGGTGTACTGTTGGCACTCTGCTTTGAGTTTATTCCAGCAGAAGTCATATTACCAATGGCCGGGTTTTGGATTGCTCAAGGGGAATATAGCTATTGGTTAATGGTGCTTGCCGGAACGGTAGGCGGAACGATCGGACCGTTGACATTATATGCGGTAGGACGTTATGGTGGCCGACCAATTGTCCTGAAATACGGGAAATTCTTCTTGATCAATGAAAAGCAAGTGAATGCATCGGACAAGTTTTTCGCAAAATATGGCGCGGGTGTCGCATTTTTCGGTCGCTTTATGCCAATCGTCCGTACGGCAATCTCGGTACCATGCGGGATGACAAAAATGAATGTATGGAAGTTTACAATCTACACATTTTTAGCAATGTTTCCGATTACCGCGCTTTATGTTTATTTAGGCATTCAGCTAGGGGAAAACTGGGAGCAGGCAGGAAATCTGTTTAAACAGTACTTGCAGCCGTTTGTCATCATCATTATTATTCTTGCAGTAATTTATGCGATTTATAAATACCGCATTAAAATATTGGAGCGTAAAATGAACTTACCGAATAAAAAATAA
- a CDS encoding helix-turn-helix domain-containing protein, which produces MNNYGQVIKEIRVGKGYSQQYVSEKICSQGNYSKFEKGENREIKFSILKEFLGRLEMSYEEFEYISNNYEMHDRQRIMKKFYNQTYNSENALLRMIEECTAYLEHNPNDNLIRNIRTVMEGMLVLARSSDFLLASETLSPIWKDLSQRNTLYLADIYLLNAILFVFPVSTATKIKEFAFRHIDKYNGFQNINKLKINFLINLSLINIKGKDYETALELLNDASSKCKAEQLFINLSICYVRKGVCLNNLQGTDEGFIEKGLTLLQHLEQAELVKMLEKEIKNNIIVK; this is translated from the coding sequence ATGAATAATTACGGGCAAGTTATAAAAGAAATCAGGGTCGGTAAAGGCTATTCACAACAATATGTCAGCGAAAAAATATGCTCACAGGGCAATTACTCGAAGTTCGAAAAAGGAGAAAACAGAGAAATTAAATTTTCGATTTTGAAGGAATTTTTAGGTCGGCTCGAAATGTCCTACGAGGAATTTGAATACATAAGCAACAATTATGAAATGCATGACCGGCAAAGGATCATGAAGAAGTTTTACAATCAAACATATAATTCCGAAAATGCCCTGCTCCGAATGATTGAAGAGTGCACTGCTTATTTAGAGCACAATCCGAATGACAATCTGATCAGGAATATCCGAACAGTAATGGAAGGCATGCTCGTTTTGGCGAGGTCCAGTGATTTTTTACTGGCTTCCGAAACTTTATCTCCTATATGGAAAGATCTCTCGCAACGAAATACATTGTACTTAGCTGATATTTATTTGCTCAATGCCATTTTATTTGTATTTCCGGTTTCAACCGCGACCAAAATAAAAGAATTCGCTTTTCGCCATATTGACAAATACAACGGGTTCCAAAATATTAATAAGTTAAAAATAAATTTTCTGATCAATTTGTCGCTTATTAATATAAAGGGAAAAGACTATGAAACCGCACTGGAACTTTTGAATGATGCTAGCAGTAAATGTAAAGCAGAGCAGCTTTTTATCAACTTGTCGATCTGTTATGTGAGAAAGGGTGTCTGCCTAAATAATCTACAAGGAACGGATGAAGGTTTTATTGAAAAGGGATTAACGCTACTTCAACATCTAGAACAAGCAGAACTGGTGAAAATGCTGGAGAAGGAAATAAAAAATAATATAATCGTTAAATAA